GGATCCCACTGCTGAAAGCACCAAACTCCAGCTCTGTAAGTATTGGAAAGCATCTTCCCATAACCAGCCAACAAATTCACAAGTAGTGCAGTAATTGAATCAGCCCCCAAAATTTCACCAATATGTTGATGCCTCCAATACTTTTCTTGCCTCCAAACCCAAACATTGAACTCAGTAATTTGAGAATTCGAACTTTGAAACCCAGTAACTAAATCAGCTAAGACATGTGGGTTACATGACCAAGCACTTGTTTGCCAATGGAATAGCAATTCTGGAACTGAATACCACTCCAACTTATAGCTTAGCCTCCTTTGCAAAAGTTCAGCTATGTGTGATGTGTTTGGCCAACACCCAGAACAATTAAAACAGATTCTGATGTGGTTCCTTAACCTTTGAAGTAGCAAGCTAGCAGAATTTTCGAAAACTAGCCACCCCAAGCTAATATACCCGAAGCCATATTTATACACAGTACCAGTATCAGCTTGAAAAGTGTGAAGACATCCAAAGAATGCAATGTGGCCACCAATCTGCTGAATTTGGCACATAAACTCCAAATCATTCTTGGCTTTTACTACCGCTCCAGCCCATTTTCTATTTGGGCTTGACCCACCCTTTCCCTTCCTCTAATGTACCCTAGCAGTTGGCCTAAACTCATGTAAATCCTTCCATCCTGGAACCTGTCACTGGCTGGGACATGTGTCCACTCCACAACCTCAGAAAATTTATCTAACTCTATCATTCCCCAAGTCTAACGCGTATTTCTCTCCTCTATCAACAAGAAGTGAAAACTGGTAAAGCAATTTCTGTGTTGAAAGATCTCCACTTACCTCATGGGCAATTTGGTCAAACAGTTGACCCCAGGGTGCAATTCCAGTTATGCCCTCATCTTCCCTTACTCTGCTTAGTGTGTGATCGTGTTCCCACCTTGCTCTGCGTTCGTGATTTCCCATCGCCACACAACTCGACACAACCAGCGGCGCTAAGACCCAGTCACCACCACCCCTGACGACAAAGTCTGGCGGCTCAGCCATTGGCCGCCCAACTTGACCAGAGAAGACCAGACTCTGTTTTATCTTCCTCTCCCTTCTCGTGGCTAGTGAAGATCATCTCCGCCTTCGTCGTCACCCACCATGGCACACCGACCTCCTGACTCATCACGTTGTTAGGTGGTTTTGATGGCGGCCGTTGGAGCAATCCCGGCCTCACGAATGGTAACCCACATGAAAATCTGAACTCTTTCGCCGTTATTACCTTGGTCGTTCCTCCGATTGGGTTCTCGGAAGCTTGAGACTTGCTTCCGATTTCTGTTTCTCCTTCCTGCACAGTCACCACCGCGATCTCCAGTTTCCCTTGCAACGACTCCGCTGCCGCTATCTCCGCCTCCTCCGCTTCAAGAATGGGTTTCTGCGACTCAGATGTTAAGTCTTCCTTTGCGTCCGGTACTTGCTCGGCTACCGCCGCCGCTACATCAGGTTCTCTCCGTGATGTCGCCGCCGCTGTTCGCTCGATTGCAACCTCAGATTCTCTCTTTTCTTGTTCAATAAGAATGGCTTTGTGAATAACCTCAGGAAGAGAGCAAGATTCAATCAATCGTACCTCCCTCAATCCTTTCAAGAAGATGCCTTTGACAAATTCTGGATCAATTTCTCTGAGAGCACCCACGTACTTCTCAAAATCTTTCACATAATCTTCCACTGTTTCCTCTTGCTTCACAGAAAGAACCAACTCAAATGGATTCTGAATCTTTGAGGGCTGAAACCTCCTCACCACTGCAATCTTGAACCCTTCCCATTATGGATTCGGATTACAACGTTTCCACCATTGAAACTAGGTAAGAGCTCTTCCTTCTAAAGCCTCCATTGAAGCCTgcaacttctcttcttctgaaactCCTTGCAGCACAACCTCCAAACATTGTATCCATTCCAGAGCTTCATCTCCACCAAAAATTGGAATATCCTCTGAaattctcagcttgctctttgtCACTTCCATGCGCAGATTTGTGGTTCAGGCACCAAGATCGGTGCTATGATACCAATGATAGAAACCTGatttttattgatagaaaaccctaattcccaattagAAACTAGGGAGAGATACAAGGGAAAGGGATACCAAACACCCTTCCAAGCCTACGAGAGAACCTCTTCTCTCTAACCCAATTCCTAAACTGAATAACAAGATCCTTAATGCTCTCTAACCCCCTCTTGGCACAAGCCTAACTAACCCACTAACTAACTATCTAACTATGTAATAAGTCCCTCACTTAACTAACTAAACCATGTAATATGCGAGTACCTATCACTGGCTGCTACAAGTCTTATGTTTTCTTCTATTGGCTTTCCATTCCGGGTGCTTCTGTCGTGTTTTCTTGTATTTTTTGGTACGAATTGGCGAATCTTGGGGgaagaaaattttgcaaaccaAATTTTGCTGCCTCTGATTTGATTGCTTTATGCTGAAGCAGTTTACACAGTCAGGATCTTAGAAAAGAGAAGGGGTGTTGACTATTTGAGTATTCCATATTTTACAGAAGCATCATGGATGGTGGGTTGACCTgattctgtctttagttattaATAGGGTCAGAATTCAACTATATCATAAGTATTTATATTGGGGGCCAGATTTGAATTGGAATTTTTCAGAATTTATGGTGTTGTATTTCCATTGAGAAGGAGTGTTTCTCGAGAAtcattataattaaataaatttctcTTGCCGTCAAAAAAAATGAATCAAACGAGGCAGCTTTATCATAACACCATCACCAGGTACGTTTCTATTTTGACCTTTAGGACTAGGAACTCAAACAAGCCCTCGAATAGCAATAGTTAGCATTGTTAATTCGTTAAAACTATTAAAGTTCTGACACAGACAGACAGTATATATTGTAATTAATAATTGGTGACCAAGCCTACACATCACTGAATATCTTGGGTCTCATAATTATATACCTTCAAAGTTCAAAAGGAATTCAATTTTCATTAAATCATGCAATTTAAAACAttgtaaaaagtaaaataagaaatgaaccAGGAACATAAACACATTAGCTGAAGCATAGAACTGGCCAGGCAAGAAGGGCATATCATTCTCAATTGCCGTATACAAAGTCTATAAGCTATAAAGAATACCTGAATGCAGACTCCTGCAACTGTAGCACCAGTAATGGTTCTGGCTTCAGCCCCAAGGAAGTGCATCGTTCTTCCCAGCAACTAGATACCACATACTTGTCTTTATATTGAAAGACACGGGTAATTTAGAATCAAAGCTAAGGAAAGTCGGGGAAGAAAGGAGACACAACCGTACACATTTATTCGCCCATCTACTTATGTAACCGTTCAGTAGCAGTTCAATAGCAATACATAAGAGACAAGTTCAACCAAGAAAAGAGGTAAGAGACAAGTAACTAGAGAACAAGCATGTGAATGTGCTGTATTTGATTATATAATATGTTAGAATCAAATGATGTTTACAAACCAGAAAATAATACATCTTCACCAACCAGTTATACACTTGATTCACTTTATTCTTTCCAAAGATAGATGGATCATGTTAGCTAACATATTACTAAAGATGTTAATATGATACTATTTTATAACTAAACCAACCAAATTTCTAACTTAAAATTGACTCCTTATTGTGTTCCGAAAATATGCTAAGAAACTCAAAGCAATGGGGCAACAAGACAATGTTAAGTTAGTCCAAAAGTGAAATAATTATAGATTGTCTTTCCATTAAAGTCAATCATATcacatattttgatttgttaacTTCATATGATTTGGTATTAACTGTAAGACAACTTTCTGGTGTAGTTGAGAGTTCGTGTACTGAGTACATGTGCTGAAGAAGCATAGGTACTGGCACATTTAAGAGTTTATAACTTTATATAAGCTTAAGTGTATGTTTGGTCTCCCATTTGCAAACGTGCAAGAAAACACACATCTCAACGCATAAATGGAGAACCAATATTTTGTCATGTTAAATCAAACGTTCATCAACTTTGAGTTCAATGGAAATTCAAACATACACTAAATCTGATCCCTGTAGTTTCACTCTAAAGTCCACATAGTTCAAAACTACTTAAAAAGATCCATATAATTCTAAAAAAAGTGAAATGGTCCGTAATCCTATAATTTCAAACATCAGAAAATAGTCCCTGTTAGGTCCTTACAAGGTGATTTGTAATAGGAAAAGGAACCAACTAAAATGGACTGTTTTGGACTGATTGATAACTATCAGTACTTCGTTAAGGAAATTTTAAAACATAGGGACTAAAACGAATTCTAAAATAATCAAATGAGAAATGGATCTTTtgcttaaaataaaatttcaacgAAATGGTCATGAAGCAGTGTAAAATCAGGCATATAAATTTTGCATTTCcattgaaaaacaaaaagaagaaagtAAACAATATAAAGAGCTACACCTTCTTCAAACTTTTTTTGAAATCTAGTACTAGCTCCACTTCCACCTATACATAGTGGGTCTGGGTTATTTATTGGGGCCAACATAGGACAGGATTTAAACAGGGTATGTTAAAAACAATGTATTGCCGGTATTCCTTAAACAcaaaacataaaatttaaaCCAAGTTTGGCACAAGCCATCTAGgacatatattttctttttctacaCAAGATGGTGAATTGGATTTTCATTATCAATACTCCAACCACAGTTACCAATGTTCTTGATTCAATTATCTGATGTGGTAAGAACAGAACCTCCCTTGCATCATTGCAATGTTACGCAAAAACACAATAGAAAATCACTACAACAAGCTCACATTAATTAGCACACCAAAGAACTTCAAATAGTCAGCAAGGAAGTCCACCTTACTTTACTACCAGCTAGCCACCACCGGCCATTAATCAATCAATCGTCGAGTTCTTCTTCCCTTGGACTAGCTTCACCAAACCATCTAGGTGGATCATATCCATACCCGCCTAAAACAAGTATAATAAATCTAATTAATTGCAAAACGTCACACATTCATAAACAGAAAAATGCAGGTTCCTGCGGAATCATTTTAAAACGAGTGGTTGAATAAAATTAATACGAACCGAGGGGATTGCAGCGACAGAGACGCCAGGCAGTGAGGACAGTACCCTTAACAACCCCATATCTCTTATAAGCTTCCATGGAATACTCACTGCAAGTTGGAACGTAACGACAGCTCGTCGGCAAGACGGGTGAAATTTCCCCTGCACAAATAAACCAAAAGCGAATTAAAACTAACAAAACTCACTGCAGAGTAAAAATTAACTAGTAGAACAATAAAACGAGAGCAAAACGGTTACGTTTGTAGAATCTCAACATGGAAAGCGCAACTTTAACTCCTACATCGTTCACTTCGTCAGCTGATGATGAAAGATTAACAGTAATTAGAAAGTGGATTGGTAATTAGCTTAGCATGTATAAAACCGAGTGAGGAATTGGACCTTGTAGGGTTTTAGGGTTGGAATCTTGTTGTTGCTTTTTTTCCGAAGCGCGAATGATTTGGGTGCGGTGTCGTCGGGGTTTGAAGGGAGTGGGGAAAGTGGAAGTGTGATGGGTGTTGATTTTGGGATTAGGGTTTCGGAGTTGGAGAGTGGGAGGAAGAGAGTTGAGAGGTGCAAGGAGGAGAGTCGCCATGATAATGGATCACGCGCCACTGCACCGCTTGCGCGTGTTTTTTCAATATTATGAATATTGAATTGTAACTTGTAAGGCGGTGTTAAATTTGATATCCAGTTAATCAATTGACTTAATCCTGAAATTAGTCACTGTCTTTGTTtcgccgtctgaactaggtccctgaccggaaaaatttgtggaatcaATCCCTCTTGTTCAAAAACGTTTGGAGCCAgtccgagctccggcgagggatgaaGTAGCATGCTAACTGTTTAAATAAAGGTAACGTGGCTAGGGATGGCAACGGGGCGGGTATCCGAACCCGTACCCGAACCCGCAACACTACCCGCGGGTAGTCGACCCGTATCCGTACCCGTTAAGCGTCAAACGGGTACCCGTTTACGGGCCTTAAACGGGTTTGGATACCCGCGGGTACCCGTTAAGCGCCAAACGGGTACCcgtttacaattttttattttcctaaattactgcaaattaacttttttttgttggaaatttaaattgatttcaGATCTTAAATAACACCCATATAATTGAACATTAATTGAGCGGATGAAGCAAATAAATatgaattaatttcaattagTTTGAAATATCAAGTTCATTAAAACAATCCAAGATTATAAATATTCTTCTCAAATCGAAACTTAATTACCACCATTATACACCAAACTTTGCTAATATTttactaaaaaataattatagaaTATTGACTTTGAATGGAGAAGAATGAAAccctaaaattttaatttgggcTTAAGTAAATAGTAAGGGCATTTATGTAATTTTACTCTAACGGGTACCCACGGGTAGGGTACGCGGATATCCGCCCCGCCCCGTTTTCGGACGGATATTTAAAATATCTGTTTTTCAAACCCGTGGGTACCCGAACCCGCGGGTTATTATACCCGTGACGGATTTTTATCCGCGGGTACCCGCGGGTTCGGGTTTTTTTTTgccccattgccatccctaaacgtggcacttaaaaaaataaaaaattaatataacttAATATAATAAACACATAATTAACCTAATTAGGGTTGCTAAACGAAAAAACCCACCTACTCAAACCATAAACCCTGAACCACACAAAACCAAAAGGCAACCCAAAGCCTCAAAGATAACAGCCAGTCGAACAAGCTTGTTCGTATTCGAAAAAGAGAGTGTGGGTACTTACTTAGTAATTGAAGACGAAGAGCCTTGTCCTAAACGGTGACCTTCTCAAACGAACAACACCAGCACAGCATAAGGAAGAAGCAGCGAGAGGAAGAAGATTGATTGTAGGGCTcgaaatggaagaagaagaagaaagaactaGGGTTCTTCACGGTTGATGAATTGGGAAATTGGGGTTTGATTTGGGAATTAGGAATAGTTGGGAATTGGGGTAAGTGGTTGAGTATGTTAATTGTGTGTAATTAGTTTAGGTTTAGAATTAGGATCAGATTAAGTTTAATTAGGTTAATTAAAGTCTGGAATGGACAACCAGATAAAATTCTCAAAGTTTGACGATCACGTGATTCACGAATTGCGACAGAGAGACTCATACGCGGCGTTCCCGATGCAATCAGAGGTCACCTTGAAGCTGCAGGTTTTTACCACTGTGCGCTAGTCTCAAAACTTTATCCAAACCCTCCCTTGATTTCAGCGTTCATGGAAAGGTGGCGTCCCGAGACGCACACTTTCCACCTCCCGTTTGAAGAATGCAGCATAACTCTTCAAGATATTGCAATTCAGATGGGCTTGAAGATTGATGGTGACGTTGTCACGGGTCCCACCTcttgtgtaagatcaagatttggtcatgtggtacaactctatgttttgatgataacaagtatttatttgtggatgaacaactatgatactctaatgtttgtcttgagtgttttgacaaacaggttctgattctgacaccagaagatatattcgtcagaggatcagaagaactgaagatcagaggatctgaagatcagaagatctgaagatcagaggatctgaggatcagaggatcagaagatctgaggatcagaggatctgaagatcagaagatctgaagatcagaggatctgaggatcagaggatcagaagatctgaggatcagaggatctgaagatcagaagatctgaagatcagaggatctgaggatcagaggatcagaagatctgaggatcagaagatctgaagaccagaagctctgagggaccagaggctctgaaggtccagaagctctgaaggtccagaagcagaagttacgaaagtcagaggatccaagcatccctctgactctgatcaccaagcttcacaagttccaacacgaagcattactctgatcagaagtcattggttaaaggcaaatgtctctatcaagaagtacaagagcagtgtactattctgaaaagcctacctaccaaggttcagccacagcaggttctggaagttccagaaatgccctccaacggtcatattctctcaacagaaatatcctttgcaccttggactataaaaaaggctgaagaaaagaagaaagcaaaaagagagaaaaatcaagagctgcaatacaagaaaagattcaagcctctactttcttcatctgttcttatttagtttacactcagcttatttagaagcaaacctttgtaaacaccaacctcaaacagttgtttgattttccttaagggaccgggtaggtcagtatccttaagaagactaagagagtgaatcttagtggtgattcctttaggagatcaaggttgatcggatcctagagaagactaagagagtgaatcttagtgacagctaagtcagtgtattgttagtcacttgtaggtttcaagtgcagttgtaacaattatctgattagtggattgccttcattctaagaaggaagaaatcaccttaacgggtggactggattagcttgagggatttatcaagtgaaccaggataaaatacttgtgtgcttctctcttctctctatctttatccgctgcaccatctatcttagagaaaccgaaaagatttactttaaatcttaaggggaaagtttttatattgaaaacgctattcaacccccccttctagtcgtttttcacaccttcaattggtatcagagcgcaagttctgattaccacacctaacagtgttcagtgatccgggccagtgtgaaaaactcatggattccaccactactacaagcaaatatcaatacagtgcaagaccacctatctttgatggtcagagatttgatttctggaaagacagaatcaaaagcttctttcttggctttgatcctgatctttgggattttgttgttgatggctacacccctcctgttgatgtacatggtgtaaagatcccaagggagaagatgagtgaagatcaaaagaaggagttcagagatcatcacagatcaagatctattctgcaaagtgccatttcatatgaagaatatgagaaaattactgatcgtgattccgccaagggcatctttgaatccttgcagatgtctcatgaaggaaacaagaaagtgaaagagacaaaggcgttgtctctaatcaagcagtatgaatccttccaaatggaacctgacgaatccattgaagatatgttctccagatttcagttgctcgtagctggaatacgacctctcaataaaagctacactacaaaagataatgtcataagggtcatcagaagtcttcctgaaagctggatgcctttagtgacttcaatagagcttacaagagatgttgagcatatgagtttagaagaactcataagcatactgaagtgtcatgaactaaagcgtgctgaacatcaagatcagaagaagaagtctatagccttgaaatccaaatctgaaaaggctaaggctcttcaagcagaagcagaagaatctgaagaagcctctgaagattctgatgaagatgagctgactctgatatccagaaagctcaactgcatctggaagcacaggcagagcaaattcaaaggctcatcaaaggacaagaagtcaaagaagcatttcaagaccaagaagagtctgatggtgacttttgatgaatcagagtcagaggatgttgactctgatggtgaagttcaaggactcatggctattatcaaagacaaaggagcagagtcaaaggatgctgttgactctgactcagcatcagaaggagatcctacctcagacgatgaaaatgaggtattcgcttctttctctacctctgaactgaaacatgcattgtctgatattatggaaaagtataactccttattgtctaagcataaaaagttgaaaaaggacttatctgctgctactaagactccttctgaacatgagaaaattatttctgatctgaaaaatgataatcatgctttgatcaattctaactctgtgcttaagaaccagattgctaagttagaagaaattgttgcctgtgatgcctctgattgtagaaatgaatctaagtatgaaaagtcttttcaaagattcctagctaaaagcgtagacagaagcttaatggtttcaatgatctatggcgtaagcagaaatggaatatatggcattggtcattctaaaccttctgcagttgctccatcatctcttaagaaaggaactttctcaatgtcaaaatatcatgctcaaattcctttacattatcctgttgaaagacccaaagttgtcagaacttctgggccaactaacaagaaaggacccagaaagtgggtacctagggataagattatatatgttgcagatatcttcaataggtccatcgaaactccaaccatggaacctggacagtggatgcaggcaacacatgacgggagaaaggcatatgtcccaagatccaaaacttgaacctgaaggtgaagttaatcttggaggcatcagtagagtaagatttggtcaagtcaaagctagctgaaaaagcttgcagagatgagcatgaccgtttcagaaagaaacaaagactcagaacttgacgaaccagaagcaacaacatcagaagatgctactacaacttctgacttgcgtcatcagaagaagagttggttcctagcttctcattctgaagtatctgaagatgaaactttgtccagaacggagatgtcaccagaaccacacttctgctctcatcagaagatacactaatcagaagccaagtatcccttggtattccttctgagggggagtatttatgctcttactattttttttctccaccttcattctttttgcttatgacaaaaagggggagaacttatagtatcttgacaactcctatagtatttagctcagaatctagatattactaacgttttcattaagtattagattcagggggagcttagctcagaatcaagcacgagtcttggattcagaaggagcaagataaactatacacatcaggataagttttaactctgataccttatactctgagtgtattcactttatttgtttagagttgttcatcaaaatacatggttttgtcatcatcaaaaagggggagattgtaagatcaagatttggtcatgtggtacaactctatgttttgatgataacaagtatttattttgatgaacaactctaaacaaataaactgaatacactcagagtataaggtatcagagttaaaacttatcctgatgtgtatagtttatcttgctccttctgaatccaagactcgtgcttgattctgagctaagctccccctgaatctaatacttaatgaaaacgttagtaatatctaaattctgagctaaatactataggagttgtcaagatactataagtttttatttgtggatgaacaactatgatactctaatgtttgtcttgagtgttttgacaaacaggttctgattctgacaccagaagatatattcgtcagaggatcagaagaactgaagatcagaggatctgaagatcagaagatctgaagatcagaggatctgaggatcagaggatcagaagatctgaggatcagaggatctgaagatcagaagatctgaagatcagaggatctgaggatcagaggatcagaagatctgaggatcagaggatctgaagatcagaagatctgaagatcagaggatctgaggatcagaggatcagaagatctgaggatcagaagatctgaagaccagaagctctgagggaccagaggctctgaaggtccagaagctctgaaggtccagaagcagaagttacgaaagtcagaggatccaagcatccctctgactctgatcaccaagcttcacaagttccaacacgaagcattactctgatcagaagtcattggttaaaggcaaatgtctctatcaagaagtacaagagcagtgtactattctgaaaagcctacctaccaaggttcagccacagcaggttctggaagttccagaaatgccctccaacggtcatattctctcaacagaaatatcctttgcaccttggactataaaaaaggctgaagaaaagaagaaagcaaaaagagagaaaaatcaagagctgcaatacaagaaaagattcaagcctctactttcttcatctgttcttatttagtttacactcagcttatttagaagcaaacctttgtaaacaccaacctcaaacagttgtttgattttccttaagggaccgggtaggtcagtatccttaagaagactaagagagtgaatcttagtggtgattcctttaggagatcaaggttgatcggatcctagagaagactaagagagtgaatcttagtgacagctaagtcagtgtattgttagtcacttgtaggtttcaagtgcagttgtaacaattatctgattagtggattgccttcattctaagaaggaagaaatcaccttaacgggtggactggattagcttgagggatttatcaagtgaaccaggataaaatacttgtgtgcttctctcttctctctatctttatccgctgcaccatctatcttagagaaaccgaaaagatttactttaaatcttaaggggaaagtttttatattgaaaacgctattcaacccccccttctagtcgtttttcacaccttcatctTGTAATTGGCCTGTCATCATTGAAGAATGCTTAGGAAAGAGACCCCCGACAGATGCTATTAGAGGAGGTGCGTTGAAAATAAAGTGGATAAATGAGAATTTTAACAATGTGCTAGACTTCGTTGACAATCCCCAGGATTTGGCATGTTTTGCACGGGCATACATCATGCGCATGCTTGGAGGTTTTCTTTTACCTGACCATAGCGGGTCGCATGTTCCTCTGAGATATCTTcctcttttgaggaatttccagaaAGCTAGAAAATATAGTTGGGGTTCTGCGGTACTTGCCCATCTATATAAGGAAATGTGTCATGCAAGCAAACCCTCACATGTGGAAATCGGTGGTTGTGTACAACTCATCCAGTTCTGGGTCTGGACGAGATTTCCAGACAAAAAGtgatatttgattaaaaaagtgatttttttttatttcaaaagtgattttttgattttaaaagtgattttttgattaaaaaatgatttttccaaaataagttgaatcaaacgcactctaattggctcgtttatcattgcttacaaaaagtgattttacttttgaaaaaaataattgattttattttaagtg
This portion of the Lotus japonicus ecotype B-129 chromosome 3, LjGifu_v1.2 genome encodes:
- the LOC130749698 gene encoding UPF0161 protein At3g09310-like isoform X3; the encoded protein is MATLLLAPLNSLPPTLQLRNPNPKINTHHTSTFPTPFKPRRHRTQIIRASEKKQQQDSNPKTLQADEVNDVGVKVALSMLRFYKREISPVLPTSCRYVPTCSEYSMEAYKRYGVVKGTVLTAWRLCRCNPLGGYGYDPPRWFGEASPREEELDD